A portion of the Symphalangus syndactylus isolate Jambi chromosome 13, NHGRI_mSymSyn1-v2.1_pri, whole genome shotgun sequence genome contains these proteins:
- the LOC134732081 gene encoding guanine nucleotide exchange factor subunit RIC1-like, whose translation MKASLSNEDKELSGCTHYQAWDLVEAGIHGTCLYLVLPHHPSIHPSPMHPSIHHPSIHPSIHPSSIHPSIHPSSIHPSIHHPSIHPSIIHPSIHHPSIHPSIHPSIHHPSIHPSSIHPSIIYPSSIHHPSFIHPSIHPSIIHPSIHHPSIHPSIIHPSIYPSSIHPSIHHPSFIHPSIHHPFIHPSIHPSSIHPSIHHPSIHPSPIHPSIHPSPIHPSIHSSIHHPSIHPSIHPSIHPSPIHPSIHPSSIHPSSIHPSIYPSSIHPSSIHPSIIHPSIH comes from the exons atGAAG GCTTCTCTGTCCAATGAGGATAAGGAGCTGAGTGGATGCACCCACTACCAGGCATGGGACTTGGTAGAAGCCGGGATTCATGGCACA TGTCTCTACCTGGTTCTgccccaccatccatccatccatccatcacccatgcatccatccatccatcatccatccatccatccatccatccatcc ttcatccatccatccatccatccatccatcatccatccatccatccatccatcacccatccatccatccatccatcatccatccatctatccatcatccatccatccatccatccatccatccatctatccatcatccatccatccatccatcatccatccatccatccatcatctatccatcatctatccatcatccatcattcatccatccatccatccatccatccatcatccatccatccatccatcacccatccatccatccatccatcatccatccatccatctatccatcatccatccatccatccatccatcatccatcattcatccatccatccatccatcatccattcatccatccatccatccatccatcatccatccatccatccatccatcatccatccatccatccatcacccatccatccatccatacatccatcacccatccatccatccatccattcatctatccatcatccatccatccatccatccatccatccatccatccatccatcacccatccatccatccatccatccatcatccatccatccatcatccatccatccatccatctatccatcatccatccatccatcatccatccatccatccatcatccatccatccatccat